Proteins from one Nicotiana tabacum cultivar K326 chromosome 23, ASM71507v2, whole genome shotgun sequence genomic window:
- the LOC142177329 gene encoding uncharacterized protein LOC142177329 produces MTFRIEKLRPIQTWKQVQWQLPLYGTIKVNTDGSYIKESGKSGIGGIIKDGNGDCIIDFSMPVICDSNNMAEALAAKFGGKWCNQLGFTNFALELDSTVIVNMINQRGTKNMKLKMVVERNLKVIHNASATVQHCYRENK; encoded by the coding sequence atgacattcaGGATAGAAAAGCTAAGACCTATTCAAACCTGGAAGCAAGTTCAATGGCAACTTCCTTTATATGGCACTATCAAAGTTAACACTGATGGTAGTTACATAAAGGAAAGTGGGAAATCTGGCATAGGAGGCATAATCAAAGATGGTAATGGTGACTGTATCATAGACTTTTCTATGCCTGTTATTTGTGATAGCAATAATATGGCAGAAGCCTTAGCCGCTAAGTTTGGAGGGAAATGGTGCAACCAATTAGGTTTCACTAATTTTGCTCTCGAACTTGACTCAACTGTCATTGTTAACATGATCAACCAAAGAGGAACAAAGAATATGAAGCTAAAGATGGTGGTGGAGAGGAATTTAAAAGTTATCCATAATGCAAGTGCAACTGTTCAACACTGCTACAGAGAGAACAAGTAG